The Caenorhabditis elegans chromosome II genome has a segment encoding these proteins:
- the egl-27 gene encoding Egg-laying defective protein 27 (Confirmed by transcript evidence): MAECSVGDDSDRDELLYRPNSIESGEEEDYIKLARCYRTYTLSGNHMLDSQKNARVSDLLMDEAIIQLHRSGYKIDDALSELNANDIILTTDVDNMTQDDAKKFAKGIKQLGKNFSRIHRELLPHHSREQLVSYYYLWKKTPEATKPKQAARRVNPTSIKRPTKEKVKASRPTSTEYLDFDSASESDVENNGPSGRACHHCYGAESKDWHHANGLLLCTDCRLHYKKYGQLRQIANRPSQVPACLFKRSNSDEEESGVRTRAGKKEQRRRTPSSMSETPDRRSPSTVSNGAPNLTAEETPTKKLNGSVKRAPKRPLHNGVINNVEKSNSSEEPASPTTPPPTLTNGLTNGHGPESSTPNGETISKRMKVEPSYDDDDDEEEGKMTIDEGDDDPMPVLNGFKKEESVEEIKLELNGTIKKENGVETDPTTPTCSMEAENEVCETPAVVSVEIRDETNGETNSDLKDDENVEPDSPEDTFELGSNVEFETKNAMFVRSIVRSCGPRCARTDLIFKIKVGGVWEKSIKEKEERKKVHLQNQRIQDSEKVAIQQNQIKKEQQQSQPTPQQIHQQQAQQNAQHLQQLQQAVMLGHLPPEVLRQMMPPQFGVDPTAILMQQMMAGQQSQGVNAAFQHQMALQQQLEAHQVQFQLMMAHQHQQKMIAEQQQQQRHAAAQQLREREQREQRERERERQHQQQAQQALHQQQQQHAAAAANQLNPAMMQMMALMANSAASQQDIARLMEMAAQQQQQQQQAAQAQAQRDQERERREREAREREAAREREREQAAREAAARDQAAREHAQAVQAAAAAAQQAQALTPDMQHMHLLQQLMLNPALMMQLQQAQAQQQQQQPQVTNPLQMLQHGMAAQSANQAEMMRRIHPEPAMRPQHQ, from the exons ATGGCTGAATGTTCAGTAGGTGATGACAGTGATCGTGACGAATTATTGTATCGACCAAACAGTATCGAAtcaggagaagaagaagattaTATAAAGTTAGCAAGATGCTACCGTACCTACACTCTAAGTGGTAATCATATGCTTGattcgcaaaaaaatgctCGG GTCAGTGATCTACTTATGGATGAAGCCATTATTCAACTTCATCGAAGTGGTTACAAAATTGACGATGCACTCAGTGAGTTGAATGCTAACGACATCATTCTGACGACAGACGTTGACAACATGACACAAGACGAcgcgaaaaaatttgcaaaggGTATCAAGCAACTAGgaaagaatttttcaagaattcacCGGGAACTTTTACCACATCACAGTCGG GAGCAACTCGTATCCTATTACTACCTGTGGAAGAAGACACCAGAAGCTACGAAACCTAAACAAGCTGCTCGTCGAGTCAATCCTACGAGTATCAAGCGGCcaacaaaagaaaaagttaaagCTTCTCGTCCAACTTCAACGGAATATCTCGATTTCGATTCAGCAAGTGAGAGTGACGTAGAAAATAACGGACCATCAGGAAGAGCGTGTCATCATTGTTACGGTgcag aaagtaAAGACTGGCATCACGCAAACGGTCTTTTGCTGTGCACAGATTGTCGATTGCACTATAAGAAGTACGGACAACTTCGACAAATTGCGAATCGACCATCTCAAGTTCCAGCGTGTCTTTTCAAACGTTCCAATTCGGACGAAGAAGAGAGCGGAGTGAGGACAAGAGCCGGAAAGAAAGAACAACGAAGAAG aacgCCTTCTTCGATGAGCGAGACTCCAGATCGTAGATCACCATCGACTGTATCGAATGGTGCTCCAAATCTCACTGCTGAAGAAACACCTACGAAGAAATTGAATGGAAGTGTGAAGAGAGCTCCAAAGCGGCCATTACATAATGGAGTGATAAATAATGTGGAGAAGTCGAACAGCTCTGAAGAACCGGCATCGCCAACAACACCACCACCAACTCTGACAAATGGTCTCACAAATGGTCATGGTCCAGAATCTTCGACTCCAAATGGTGAAACTATCTCGAAAAGAATGAAAGTAGAACCAAGTTATGACGATGATGACGATGAGGAAGAAGGTAAAATGACTATTGATGAAGGTGATGACGATCCAATGCCGGTATTAAATGgattcaaaaaagaagaatcagTTGAAGAGATCAAGTTAGAACTTAATGGTACAATTAAAAAGGAAAACGGCGTGGAAACCGATCCCACGACGCCCACGTGCTCCATGGAAGCTGAAAATGAAGTATGTGAAACACCAGCTGTTGTTTCAGTAGAAATTAGAGATGAAACAAATGGCGAAACGAATTCGGATCTAAAAGACGATGAAAACGTGGAGCCTGACAGCCCAGAAGACACTTTCGAATTGGGAAGCAACGtggaatttgaaacaaaaaatgcgatGTTTGTTCGTTCGATTGTTAGATCTTGTGGTCCTCGGTGTGCACGAACcgatttaattttcaaaataaaagttggtGGCGTGTGGGAGAAGAGCATCAAAGAAAAGGAGGAGAGGAAGAAGGTTCATCTCCAAAATCAACGAATTCAAGACTCTGAAAAAGTTGCAATTCAACAAAATCAGATCAAGAAAGAACAACAACAGTCTCAACCGACTCCACAACAAATCCACCAGCAGCAAGCTCAGCAAAATGCTCAACATCTGCAACAACTTCAACAGGCTGTGATGTTGGGGCATCTTCCTCCTGAAGTTCTTCGTCAAATGATGCCTCCACAATTTGGTGTGGATCCTACAGCAATATTAATGCAACAGATGATGGCTGGTCAGCAATCTCAAGGAGTTAATGCAGCATTCCAACATCAAATGGCTCTTCAACAACAACTTGAAGCTCATCAAGTTCAG TTTCAGCTTATGATGGCTCATCaacatcaacaaaaaatgatagcTGAACAACAGCAACAGCAAAGACATGCTGCAGCGCAGCAATTGCGAGAACGGGAGCAACGTGAACAACGTGAACGAGAAAGAGAACGACAACATCAACAACAGGCTCAACAAGCTCTTcatcagcaacaacaacagcatGCGGCTGCTGCAGCGAATCAATTGAATCCAGCAATGATGCAGATGATGGCATTAATGGCGAACAGCGCAGCCAGCCAACAAGATATTGCACGATTAATGGAGATGGCTGCTcagcagcaacaacagcaacaGCAAGCTGCTCAGGCTCAAGCCCAGCGTGACCAAGAACGTGAACGACGGGAACGTGAAGCACGAGAACGGGAAGCTGCTCGGGAACGTGAACGAGAGCAAGCTGCTCGAGAAGCTGCAGCACGAGATCAGGCAGCCCGCGAACATGCTCAAGCAGTTCaggcagcagcagcagcagcacaACAGGCACAGGCACTT ACACCTGATATGCAACATATGCATCTACTGCAACAGTTGATGCTAAATCCAGCACTTATGATGCAACTTCAACAGGCTCAAgctcaacaacaacaacaacagcctCAAGTAACGAATCCCCTTCAAATGTTGCAGCATGGAATGGCTGCGCAAAGTGCcaatcaagccgaaatgatgCGTCGGATTCATCCAGAACCTGCGATGCGTCCTCAACATCAGTAA
- the egl-27 gene encoding GATA-type domain-containing protein (Confirmed by transcript evidence), protein MAECSVGDDSDRDELLYRPNSIESGEEEDYIKLARCYRTYTLSGNHMLDSQKNARVSDLLMDEAIIQLHRSGYKIDDALSELNANDIILTTDVDNMTQDDAKKFAKGIKQLGKNFSRIHRELLPHHSREQLVSYYYLWKKTPEATKPKQAARRVNPTSIKRPTKEKVKASRPTSTEYLDFDSASESDVENNGPSGRACHHCYGAESKDWHHANGLLLCTDCRLHYKKYGQLRQIANRPSQVPACLFKRSNSDEEESGVRTRAGKKEQRRRTPSSMSETPDRRSPSTVSNGAPNLTAEETPTKKLNGSVKRAPKRPLHNGVINNVEKSNSSEEPASPTTPPPTLTNGLTNGHGPESSTPNGETISKRMKVEPSYDDDDDEEEGKMTIDEGDDDPMPVLNGFKKEESVEEIKLELNGTIKKENGVETDPTTPTCSMEAENEVCETPAVVSVEIRDETNGETNSDLKDDENVEPDSPEDTFELGSNVEFETKNAMFVRSIVRSCGPRCARTDLIFKIKVGGVWEKSIKEKEERKKVHLQNQRIQDSEKVAIQQNQIKKEQQQSQPTPQQIHQQQAQQNAQHLQQLQQAVMLGHLPPEVLRQMMPPQFGVDPTAILMQQMMAGQQSQGVNAAFQHQMALQQQLEAHQVQLMMAHQHQQKMIAEQQQQQRHAAAQQLREREQREQRERERERQHQQQAQQALHQQQQQHAAAAANQLNPAMMQMMALMANSAASQQDIARLMEMAAQQQQQQQQAAQAQAQRDQERERREREAREREAAREREREQAAREAAARDQAAREHAQAVQAAAAAAQQAQALTPDMQHMHLLQQLMLNPALMMQLQQAQAQQQQQQPQVTNPLQMLQHGMAAQSANQAEMMRRIHPEPAMRPQHQ, encoded by the exons ATGGCTGAATGTTCAGTAGGTGATGACAGTGATCGTGACGAATTATTGTATCGACCAAACAGTATCGAAtcaggagaagaagaagattaTATAAAGTTAGCAAGATGCTACCGTACCTACACTCTAAGTGGTAATCATATGCTTGattcgcaaaaaaatgctCGG GTCAGTGATCTACTTATGGATGAAGCCATTATTCAACTTCATCGAAGTGGTTACAAAATTGACGATGCACTCAGTGAGTTGAATGCTAACGACATCATTCTGACGACAGACGTTGACAACATGACACAAGACGAcgcgaaaaaatttgcaaaggGTATCAAGCAACTAGgaaagaatttttcaagaattcacCGGGAACTTTTACCACATCACAGTCGG GAGCAACTCGTATCCTATTACTACCTGTGGAAGAAGACACCAGAAGCTACGAAACCTAAACAAGCTGCTCGTCGAGTCAATCCTACGAGTATCAAGCGGCcaacaaaagaaaaagttaaagCTTCTCGTCCAACTTCAACGGAATATCTCGATTTCGATTCAGCAAGTGAGAGTGACGTAGAAAATAACGGACCATCAGGAAGAGCGTGTCATCATTGTTACGGTgcag aaagtaAAGACTGGCATCACGCAAACGGTCTTTTGCTGTGCACAGATTGTCGATTGCACTATAAGAAGTACGGACAACTTCGACAAATTGCGAATCGACCATCTCAAGTTCCAGCGTGTCTTTTCAAACGTTCCAATTCGGACGAAGAAGAGAGCGGAGTGAGGACAAGAGCCGGAAAGAAAGAACAACGAAGAAG aacgCCTTCTTCGATGAGCGAGACTCCAGATCGTAGATCACCATCGACTGTATCGAATGGTGCTCCAAATCTCACTGCTGAAGAAACACCTACGAAGAAATTGAATGGAAGTGTGAAGAGAGCTCCAAAGCGGCCATTACATAATGGAGTGATAAATAATGTGGAGAAGTCGAACAGCTCTGAAGAACCGGCATCGCCAACAACACCACCACCAACTCTGACAAATGGTCTCACAAATGGTCATGGTCCAGAATCTTCGACTCCAAATGGTGAAACTATCTCGAAAAGAATGAAAGTAGAACCAAGTTATGACGATGATGACGATGAGGAAGAAGGTAAAATGACTATTGATGAAGGTGATGACGATCCAATGCCGGTATTAAATGgattcaaaaaagaagaatcagTTGAAGAGATCAAGTTAGAACTTAATGGTACAATTAAAAAGGAAAACGGCGTGGAAACCGATCCCACGACGCCCACGTGCTCCATGGAAGCTGAAAATGAAGTATGTGAAACACCAGCTGTTGTTTCAGTAGAAATTAGAGATGAAACAAATGGCGAAACGAATTCGGATCTAAAAGACGATGAAAACGTGGAGCCTGACAGCCCAGAAGACACTTTCGAATTGGGAAGCAACGtggaatttgaaacaaaaaatgcgatGTTTGTTCGTTCGATTGTTAGATCTTGTGGTCCTCGGTGTGCACGAACcgatttaattttcaaaataaaagttggtGGCGTGTGGGAGAAGAGCATCAAAGAAAAGGAGGAGAGGAAGAAGGTTCATCTCCAAAATCAACGAATTCAAGACTCTGAAAAAGTTGCAATTCAACAAAATCAGATCAAGAAAGAACAACAACAGTCTCAACCGACTCCACAACAAATCCACCAGCAGCAAGCTCAGCAAAATGCTCAACATCTGCAACAACTTCAACAGGCTGTGATGTTGGGGCATCTTCCTCCTGAAGTTCTTCGTCAAATGATGCCTCCACAATTTGGTGTGGATCCTACAGCAATATTAATGCAACAGATGATGGCTGGTCAGCAATCTCAAGGAGTTAATGCAGCATTCCAACATCAAATGGCTCTTCAACAACAACTTGAAGCTCATCAAGTTCAG CTTATGATGGCTCATCaacatcaacaaaaaatgatagcTGAACAACAGCAACAGCAAAGACATGCTGCAGCGCAGCAATTGCGAGAACGGGAGCAACGTGAACAACGTGAACGAGAAAGAGAACGACAACATCAACAACAGGCTCAACAAGCTCTTcatcagcaacaacaacagcatGCGGCTGCTGCAGCGAATCAATTGAATCCAGCAATGATGCAGATGATGGCATTAATGGCGAACAGCGCAGCCAGCCAACAAGATATTGCACGATTAATGGAGATGGCTGCTcagcagcaacaacagcaacaGCAAGCTGCTCAGGCTCAAGCCCAGCGTGACCAAGAACGTGAACGACGGGAACGTGAAGCACGAGAACGGGAAGCTGCTCGGGAACGTGAACGAGAGCAAGCTGCTCGAGAAGCTGCAGCACGAGATCAGGCAGCCCGCGAACATGCTCAAGCAGTTCaggcagcagcagcagcagcacaACAGGCACAGGCACTT ACACCTGATATGCAACATATGCATCTACTGCAACAGTTGATGCTAAATCCAGCACTTATGATGCAACTTCAACAGGCTCAAgctcaacaacaacaacaacagcctCAAGTAACGAATCCCCTTCAAATGTTGCAGCATGGAATGGCTGCGCAAAGTGCcaatcaagccgaaatgatgCGTCGGATTCATCCAGAACCTGCGATGCGTCCTCAACATCAGTAA
- the egl-27 gene encoding GATA-type domain-containing protein (Confirmed by transcript evidence) translates to MAECSVGDDSDRDELLYRPNSIESGEEEDYIKLARCYRTYTLSGNHMLDSQKNARSLQVSDLLMDEAIIQLHRSGYKIDDALSELNANDIILTTDVDNMTQDDAKKFAKGIKQLGKNFSRIHRELLPHHSREQLVSYYYLWKKTPEATKPKQAARRVNPTSIKRPTKEKVKASRPTSTEYLDFDSASESDVENNGPSGRACHHCYGAESKDWHHANGLLLCTDCRLHYKKYGQLRQIANRPSQVPACLFKRSNSDEEESGVRTRAGKKEQRRRTPSSMSETPDRRSPSTVSNGAPNLTAEETPTKKLNGSVKRAPKRPLHNGVINNVEKSNSSEEPASPTTPPPTLTNGLTNGHGPESSTPNGETISKRMKVEPSYDDDDDEEEGKMTIDEGDDDPMPVLNGFKKEESVEEIKLELNGTIKKENGVETDPTTPTCSMEAENEVCETPAVVSVEIRDETNGETNSDLKDDENVEPDSPEDTFELGSNVEFETKNAMFVRSIVRSCGPRCARTDLIFKIKVGGVWEKSIKEKEERKKVHLQNQRIQDSEKVAIQQNQIKKEQQQSQPTPQQIHQQQAQQNAQHLQQLQQAVMLGHLPPEVLRQMMPPQFGVDPTAILMQQMMAGQQSQGVNAAFQHQMALQQQLEAHQVQLMMAHQHQQKMIAEQQQQQRHAAAQQLREREQREQRERERERQHQQQAQQALHQQQQQHAAAAANQLNPAMMQMMALMANSAASQQDIARLMEMAAQQQQQQQQAAQAQAQRDQERERREREAREREAAREREREQAAREAAARDQAAREHAQAVQAAAAAAQQAQALTPDMQHMHLLQQLMLNPALMMQLQQAQAQQQQQQPQVTNPLQMLQHGMAAQSANQAEMMRRIHPEPAMRPQHQ, encoded by the exons ATGGCTGAATGTTCAGTAGGTGATGACAGTGATCGTGACGAATTATTGTATCGACCAAACAGTATCGAAtcaggagaagaagaagattaTATAAAGTTAGCAAGATGCTACCGTACCTACACTCTAAGTGGTAATCATATGCTTGattcgcaaaaaaatgctCGG TCTCTTCAGGTCAGTGATCTACTTATGGATGAAGCCATTATTCAACTTCATCGAAGTGGTTACAAAATTGACGATGCACTCAGTGAGTTGAATGCTAACGACATCATTCTGACGACAGACGTTGACAACATGACACAAGACGAcgcgaaaaaatttgcaaaggGTATCAAGCAACTAGgaaagaatttttcaagaattcacCGGGAACTTTTACCACATCACAGTCGG GAGCAACTCGTATCCTATTACTACCTGTGGAAGAAGACACCAGAAGCTACGAAACCTAAACAAGCTGCTCGTCGAGTCAATCCTACGAGTATCAAGCGGCcaacaaaagaaaaagttaaagCTTCTCGTCCAACTTCAACGGAATATCTCGATTTCGATTCAGCAAGTGAGAGTGACGTAGAAAATAACGGACCATCAGGAAGAGCGTGTCATCATTGTTACGGTgcag aaagtaAAGACTGGCATCACGCAAACGGTCTTTTGCTGTGCACAGATTGTCGATTGCACTATAAGAAGTACGGACAACTTCGACAAATTGCGAATCGACCATCTCAAGTTCCAGCGTGTCTTTTCAAACGTTCCAATTCGGACGAAGAAGAGAGCGGAGTGAGGACAAGAGCCGGAAAGAAAGAACAACGAAGAAG aacgCCTTCTTCGATGAGCGAGACTCCAGATCGTAGATCACCATCGACTGTATCGAATGGTGCTCCAAATCTCACTGCTGAAGAAACACCTACGAAGAAATTGAATGGAAGTGTGAAGAGAGCTCCAAAGCGGCCATTACATAATGGAGTGATAAATAATGTGGAGAAGTCGAACAGCTCTGAAGAACCGGCATCGCCAACAACACCACCACCAACTCTGACAAATGGTCTCACAAATGGTCATGGTCCAGAATCTTCGACTCCAAATGGTGAAACTATCTCGAAAAGAATGAAAGTAGAACCAAGTTATGACGATGATGACGATGAGGAAGAAGGTAAAATGACTATTGATGAAGGTGATGACGATCCAATGCCGGTATTAAATGgattcaaaaaagaagaatcagTTGAAGAGATCAAGTTAGAACTTAATGGTACAATTAAAAAGGAAAACGGCGTGGAAACCGATCCCACGACGCCCACGTGCTCCATGGAAGCTGAAAATGAAGTATGTGAAACACCAGCTGTTGTTTCAGTAGAAATTAGAGATGAAACAAATGGCGAAACGAATTCGGATCTAAAAGACGATGAAAACGTGGAGCCTGACAGCCCAGAAGACACTTTCGAATTGGGAAGCAACGtggaatttgaaacaaaaaatgcgatGTTTGTTCGTTCGATTGTTAGATCTTGTGGTCCTCGGTGTGCACGAACcgatttaattttcaaaataaaagttggtGGCGTGTGGGAGAAGAGCATCAAAGAAAAGGAGGAGAGGAAGAAGGTTCATCTCCAAAATCAACGAATTCAAGACTCTGAAAAAGTTGCAATTCAACAAAATCAGATCAAGAAAGAACAACAACAGTCTCAACCGACTCCACAACAAATCCACCAGCAGCAAGCTCAGCAAAATGCTCAACATCTGCAACAACTTCAACAGGCTGTGATGTTGGGGCATCTTCCTCCTGAAGTTCTTCGTCAAATGATGCCTCCACAATTTGGTGTGGATCCTACAGCAATATTAATGCAACAGATGATGGCTGGTCAGCAATCTCAAGGAGTTAATGCAGCATTCCAACATCAAATGGCTCTTCAACAACAACTTGAAGCTCATCAAGTTCAG CTTATGATGGCTCATCaacatcaacaaaaaatgatagcTGAACAACAGCAACAGCAAAGACATGCTGCAGCGCAGCAATTGCGAGAACGGGAGCAACGTGAACAACGTGAACGAGAAAGAGAACGACAACATCAACAACAGGCTCAACAAGCTCTTcatcagcaacaacaacagcatGCGGCTGCTGCAGCGAATCAATTGAATCCAGCAATGATGCAGATGATGGCATTAATGGCGAACAGCGCAGCCAGCCAACAAGATATTGCACGATTAATGGAGATGGCTGCTcagcagcaacaacagcaacaGCAAGCTGCTCAGGCTCAAGCCCAGCGTGACCAAGAACGTGAACGACGGGAACGTGAAGCACGAGAACGGGAAGCTGCTCGGGAACGTGAACGAGAGCAAGCTGCTCGAGAAGCTGCAGCACGAGATCAGGCAGCCCGCGAACATGCTCAAGCAGTTCaggcagcagcagcagcagcacaACAGGCACAGGCACTT ACACCTGATATGCAACATATGCATCTACTGCAACAGTTGATGCTAAATCCAGCACTTATGATGCAACTTCAACAGGCTCAAgctcaacaacaacaacaacagcctCAAGTAACGAATCCCCTTCAAATGTTGCAGCATGGAATGGCTGCGCAAAGTGCcaatcaagccgaaatgatgCGTCGGATTCATCCAGAACCTGCGATGCGTCCTCAACATCAGTAA
- the egl-27 gene encoding GATA-type domain-containing protein (Partially confirmed by transcript evidence), translating into MAECSVGDDSDRDELLYRPNSIESGEEEDYIKLARCYRTYTLSGNHMLDSQKNARSLQVSDLLMDEAIIQLHRSGYKIDDALSELNANDIILTTDVDNMTQDDAKKFAKGIKQLGKNFSRIHRELLPHHSREQLVSYYYLWKKTPEATKPKQAARRVNPTSIKRPTKEKVKASRPTSTEYLDFDSASESDVENNGPSGRACHHCYGAESKDWHHANGLLLCTDCRLHYKKYGQLRQIANRPSQVPACLFKRSNSDEEESGVRTRAGKKEQRRRTPSSMSETPDRRSPSTVSNGAPNLTAEETPTKKLNGSVKRAPKRPLHNGVINNVEKSNSSEEPASPTTPPPTLTNGLTNGHGPESSTPNGETISKRMKVEPSYDDDDDEEEGKMTIDEGDDDPMPVLNGFKKEESVEEIKLELNGTIKKENGVETDPTTPTCSMEAENEVCETPAVVSVEIRDETNGETNSDLKDDENVEPDSPEDTFELGSNVEFETKNAMFVRSIVRSCGPRCARTDLIFKIKVGGVWEKSIKEKEERKKVHLQNQRIQDSEKVAIQQNQIKKEQQQSQPTPQQIHQQQAQQNAQHLQQLQQAVMLGHLPPEVLRQMMPPQFGVDPTAILMQQMMAGQQSQGVNAAFQHQMALQQQLEAHQVQFQLMMAHQHQQKMIAEQQQQQRHAAAQQLREREQREQRERERERQHQQQAQQALHQQQQQHAAAAANQLNPAMMQMMALMANSAASQQDIARLMEMAAQQQQQQQQAAQAQAQRDQERERREREAREREAAREREREQAAREAAARDQAAREHAQAVQAAAAAAQQAQALTPDMQHMHLLQQLMLNPALMMQLQQAQAQQQQQQPQVTNPLQMLQHGMAAQSANQAEMMRRIHPEPAMRPQHQ; encoded by the exons ATGGCTGAATGTTCAGTAGGTGATGACAGTGATCGTGACGAATTATTGTATCGACCAAACAGTATCGAAtcaggagaagaagaagattaTATAAAGTTAGCAAGATGCTACCGTACCTACACTCTAAGTGGTAATCATATGCTTGattcgcaaaaaaatgctCGG TCTCTTCAGGTCAGTGATCTACTTATGGATGAAGCCATTATTCAACTTCATCGAAGTGGTTACAAAATTGACGATGCACTCAGTGAGTTGAATGCTAACGACATCATTCTGACGACAGACGTTGACAACATGACACAAGACGAcgcgaaaaaatttgcaaaggGTATCAAGCAACTAGgaaagaatttttcaagaattcacCGGGAACTTTTACCACATCACAGTCGG GAGCAACTCGTATCCTATTACTACCTGTGGAAGAAGACACCAGAAGCTACGAAACCTAAACAAGCTGCTCGTCGAGTCAATCCTACGAGTATCAAGCGGCcaacaaaagaaaaagttaaagCTTCTCGTCCAACTTCAACGGAATATCTCGATTTCGATTCAGCAAGTGAGAGTGACGTAGAAAATAACGGACCATCAGGAAGAGCGTGTCATCATTGTTACGGTgcag aaagtaAAGACTGGCATCACGCAAACGGTCTTTTGCTGTGCACAGATTGTCGATTGCACTATAAGAAGTACGGACAACTTCGACAAATTGCGAATCGACCATCTCAAGTTCCAGCGTGTCTTTTCAAACGTTCCAATTCGGACGAAGAAGAGAGCGGAGTGAGGACAAGAGCCGGAAAGAAAGAACAACGAAGAAG aacgCCTTCTTCGATGAGCGAGACTCCAGATCGTAGATCACCATCGACTGTATCGAATGGTGCTCCAAATCTCACTGCTGAAGAAACACCTACGAAGAAATTGAATGGAAGTGTGAAGAGAGCTCCAAAGCGGCCATTACATAATGGAGTGATAAATAATGTGGAGAAGTCGAACAGCTCTGAAGAACCGGCATCGCCAACAACACCACCACCAACTCTGACAAATGGTCTCACAAATGGTCATGGTCCAGAATCTTCGACTCCAAATGGTGAAACTATCTCGAAAAGAATGAAAGTAGAACCAAGTTATGACGATGATGACGATGAGGAAGAAGGTAAAATGACTATTGATGAAGGTGATGACGATCCAATGCCGGTATTAAATGgattcaaaaaagaagaatcagTTGAAGAGATCAAGTTAGAACTTAATGGTACAATTAAAAAGGAAAACGGCGTGGAAACCGATCCCACGACGCCCACGTGCTCCATGGAAGCTGAAAATGAAGTATGTGAAACACCAGCTGTTGTTTCAGTAGAAATTAGAGATGAAACAAATGGCGAAACGAATTCGGATCTAAAAGACGATGAAAACGTGGAGCCTGACAGCCCAGAAGACACTTTCGAATTGGGAAGCAACGtggaatttgaaacaaaaaatgcgatGTTTGTTCGTTCGATTGTTAGATCTTGTGGTCCTCGGTGTGCACGAACcgatttaattttcaaaataaaagttggtGGCGTGTGGGAGAAGAGCATCAAAGAAAAGGAGGAGAGGAAGAAGGTTCATCTCCAAAATCAACGAATTCAAGACTCTGAAAAAGTTGCAATTCAACAAAATCAGATCAAGAAAGAACAACAACAGTCTCAACCGACTCCACAACAAATCCACCAGCAGCAAGCTCAGCAAAATGCTCAACATCTGCAACAACTTCAACAGGCTGTGATGTTGGGGCATCTTCCTCCTGAAGTTCTTCGTCAAATGATGCCTCCACAATTTGGTGTGGATCCTACAGCAATATTAATGCAACAGATGATGGCTGGTCAGCAATCTCAAGGAGTTAATGCAGCATTCCAACATCAAATGGCTCTTCAACAACAACTTGAAGCTCATCAAGTTCAG TTTCAGCTTATGATGGCTCATCaacatcaacaaaaaatgatagcTGAACAACAGCAACAGCAAAGACATGCTGCAGCGCAGCAATTGCGAGAACGGGAGCAACGTGAACAACGTGAACGAGAAAGAGAACGACAACATCAACAACAGGCTCAACAAGCTCTTcatcagcaacaacaacagcatGCGGCTGCTGCAGCGAATCAATTGAATCCAGCAATGATGCAGATGATGGCATTAATGGCGAACAGCGCAGCCAGCCAACAAGATATTGCACGATTAATGGAGATGGCTGCTcagcagcaacaacagcaacaGCAAGCTGCTCAGGCTCAAGCCCAGCGTGACCAAGAACGTGAACGACGGGAACGTGAAGCACGAGAACGGGAAGCTGCTCGGGAACGTGAACGAGAGCAAGCTGCTCGAGAAGCTGCAGCACGAGATCAGGCAGCCCGCGAACATGCTCAAGCAGTTCaggcagcagcagcagcagcacaACAGGCACAGGCACTT ACACCTGATATGCAACATATGCATCTACTGCAACAGTTGATGCTAAATCCAGCACTTATGATGCAACTTCAACAGGCTCAAgctcaacaacaacaacaacagcctCAAGTAACGAATCCCCTTCAAATGTTGCAGCATGGAATGGCTGCGCAAAGTGCcaatcaagccgaaatgatgCGTCGGATTCATCCAGAACCTGCGATGCGTCCTCAACATCAGTAA